The genome window TGGCTTGGTGTTTACGGCAGATTAGAAAAAATCTTTGAAAAATACGATTTGACGTTTTTTGAAATTTCCACTCTTATAGCTTTTGAATTATTCCGCGAAGAAGAATGTTCCTGGACAGTGCTTGAAACCGGTATGGGCGGATTACTTGACGCTACAAATATTTGCGTTCCGCAGGCGAGCGTTATCACGACGATAGGAATTGATCACACAATGTATTTGGGGAATACAATCCAAGAAATTACAAAAGAAAAATTAGGTATCGTAAAAAGCGGAGTTCCGTTGGTAATAAGCGGCGCTAATGAAGAAAGAATAATAAAACAAGCGCAAAAATGCTGCTGGGAAAGAAATTCAAATATTATAATTTCAGATTTATCCAGAATAAGAAACGTCGCTAATTCCGAAAACCCGCCAGAAATTTGTTTGGATTTGAAAAATATTTACAAACTTGCAATGAGCGGTGAGTTTCAAAAAGTCAATTTTATTCTTGCTGTAACGGTTTTGGAAACACTCGGATTGAGTATGAGTCGAGAAATTTGCAAAAGCGTTGCGAAAGCGGCTATTCCTGCAAGAATGCAGAAAACGGAATTTCAGGACAAAACCGTGATTTTTGACGTAGCGCATAATCCGCAGGCGATGAAAAATTTTACCGATTCTCTAAAAAAAGAGAAATTAAACTCACCTGTTTGCGCAATTTTAGGAATGATGGGCGATAAAAATACAAAAGAAACATTAAAATTTATCACGCCTATAGTTGATAATATTTTTTGTTTTACTCCGTTAACGAAACGGGCGGAGCCGGCAGATTATTTGGCAAAGACTTTAAGGGACATCGGGGCAAAAAATGTTTTTATCTGCAAATCGTCTAAAGACGCTTTGCAAAAATCGTTAGAGCAAGGTAAAACCATTTTGGTAAGCGGTTCTTTTTATACGGTATCAGAAGTTATGGAGGCGGCAAATATAGTGAATTTTTGAAAAAAAGAGAAAATGTACAAAAAATTTCGGGAAAACAACATTTTCAATTCTAAAATTATATTATTTTATTAACTTAAATTCAAAAACAAACGGGGGAATATGTGAAAGTTCAAATTACGGCAAGACATGAAAGGAAAATTTCTGACGAAACGAAGATTTTTGTTGAAGAGGAAGTCGAAAATTTAGTTAAATTTTACGATAAAATTACTTCGGCGCAAGTAATTTTAGACAAGCAAACTTACAAAAACGGCAGTGAAGATATTGTTGAAATAATTGTAAACGTCGATAAAAGCCAATTGGTAGGTAAATCAAGCGCTGAAAATATGAGAAAAGCATTTGACGATGCGAAAGAAAAAGTCATTAGGCAATTAAAAAAACATGATGATATTAAAAAGAGTCACAATTGCGAACCATTGAAAGAAGCGGTTGTGAAAATTTAGTTTTAGGACTTTTGTTGATTAAGGGGTTTTTTTGAGGAAAAGTCGTTCCGATTTACTTGTCGGCATTGTGATTTTAACAGCTCTTGTAGCGTTAATTGCCGGTATTATGTGGCTTAAAGCGTATAGCTTTACACAGAAGATGGTGGATTATACGGCTGTTTTTTCTAATATTGGAGGTTTGCAGCCCGGAGATCCGGTAGCAGTTAACGGATTGAAAAAAGGAACTATTTCTTCTATAGAACTTTACGGCTCGCTAGTTGCTGTTCATTTCAAGCTCGAAAAAAACGTTCCTTTTACTGATTCCGCAGTTGTCACAGTAAAAAATATCGGTCTGATGGGTGAAAGAAAAGTTGAAATTTCACTTTCCGATAATGGAACTTTATATTTGCCCGACGAGGGTAAACGAGTGCGTCAGTATATAAAAGGCAAGTTTGACAGCGGTATTGCCGAGGCGCTTGGAATGCTTGGAAATTTTGTGGAGGACGCTTCCGCACTTGTTGATTCTGTTTCTGCGCTTTTGTCGGTAACTTTAGGCAGTAAAGAATTTAAGGATTTTTACGACAGAACCGTTGTGCGTTTGGATACGATAGTTGAAGTTGTTGATAGGATTTTGGAGCATAACGATAGAAAAGTTGATAACATTGTAAGCAGTTTGCAAAGAACTACTAAAAACCTTGATGAAATTGTTTCGGGAAATAAAACGGGAATCAATTCTATAGTGGTTAATACCGATTCTTTGACTAATAGAGCGGCGGATTTGATGTTTGATTTGGATTCTCTCCTTTTTGATTTGCGTAGTATAACCGGTAAAATTGATTCCGGTAACGGAACTGTCGGTCAATTGGTTAATGATTCTACGACGATTGAAGAATTGATGAAAACCGTCGAAAAACTGGATGTCTTAATAAACGAAGTGCAGAGTTACGGATTGAAACTCCGCATAAAACTTGGTTTCGGGGAAAAAAGAAATAAGGATAAATAAGTTGTGATTGAGAAAAGACTGCTTGTTGAGAACAAAAATGGAATTCACGCTCGCCCTTCGGCTGCGATTGTAGGGACGTTAAGCGGTTTTTCTTCCGAAGTTATAATCAAAACCGATGACGGTGAAGCCGATGCGAGAAGTATTATGGCTATATTGATGTTGAAAATTTTATGCGGAACAGAAATTTCCATCGTTGCAAACGGAGATGACGAAGTGGAAGCCATCAACGCTTTAGAGAAGTTATTCAAAGAAAAGTTTGGTTTTGATTACTGATTGAAATAACGGTATCGCGTTCAAAATCTTTTGATTTTTCCGGGTAGTCGGTCGTGAAGTGCAGTCCGCGGCTTTCTTTTCGTAATATTGCCGAACTTATAACCAATTTTGCGACGCAGGCGATGTTTCTCAATTCCAAAACCGGCGTACAAACTTTTGTTTTTTTGTAAAAATCCTCAATTTCTTGGCAAATCAGGCAAATTCTGTTAAACGCCCTTTGTAAACGTACGTTATTTCGTACTATTCCTACATAATCCCACATAATTTTTTGAATTTCATAAAGGTTATGCGATACCAAAACCCATTCGTCAGCAAATTCCGTTCCACTGTCGTCCCAGGTTTTTATATCGCTTTCATCGACAA of Chitinispirillales bacterium contains these proteins:
- a CDS encoding MlaD family protein yields the protein MRKSRSDLLVGIVILTALVALIAGIMWLKAYSFTQKMVDYTAVFSNIGGLQPGDPVAVNGLKKGTISSIELYGSLVAVHFKLEKNVPFTDSAVVTVKNIGLMGERKVEISLSDNGTLYLPDEGKRVRQYIKGKFDSGIAEALGMLGNFVEDASALVDSVSALLSVTLGSKEFKDFYDRTVVRLDTIVEVVDRILEHNDRKVDNIVSSLQRTTKNLDEIVSGNKTGINSIVVNTDSLTNRAADLMFDLDSLLFDLRSITGKIDSGNGTVGQLVNDSTTIEELMKTVEKLDVLINEVQSYGLKLRIKLGFGEKRNKDK
- a CDS encoding bifunctional folylpolyglutamate synthase/dihydrofolate synthase; this encodes MMTDINNLYEIQQSLFGRSRDKINPGLERISSAAQEIGNPQYSCKTIHIAGTNGKGSTAAMIAHGLMASGEKVGLFTSPHIFSFKERFYIDGEFVSAKKWLGVYGRLEKIFEKYDLTFFEISTLIAFELFREEECSWTVLETGMGGLLDATNICVPQASVITTIGIDHTMYLGNTIQEITKEKLGIVKSGVPLVISGANEERIIKQAQKCCWERNSNIIISDLSRIRNVANSENPPEICLDLKNIYKLAMSGEFQKVNFILAVTVLETLGLSMSREICKSVAKAAIPARMQKTEFQDKTVIFDVAHNPQAMKNFTDSLKKEKLNSPVCAILGMMGDKNTKETLKFITPIVDNIFCFTPLTKRAEPADYLAKTLRDIGAKNVFICKSSKDALQKSLEQGKTILVSGSFYTVSEVMEAANIVNF
- the raiA gene encoding ribosome-associated translation inhibitor RaiA — translated: MKVQITARHERKISDETKIFVEEEVENLVKFYDKITSAQVILDKQTYKNGSEDIVEIIVNVDKSQLVGKSSAENMRKAFDDAKEKVIRQLKKHDDIKKSHNCEPLKEAVVKI
- a CDS encoding HPr family phosphocarrier protein, with the translated sequence MIEKRLLVENKNGIHARPSAAIVGTLSGFSSEVIIKTDDGEADARSIMAILMLKILCGTEISIVANGDDEVEAINALEKLFKEKFGFDY